One region of Streptomyces capillispiralis genomic DNA includes:
- a CDS encoding serine hydrolase domain-containing protein translates to MTPLRTLLAIPVSLALLGLAPTASPVPAAPSADALLPLLVTRGGAPAAALLAQEETGRRYAQAGPGIGRADHFRAGSITKTFIATVVLQLADEGRLSLADTVEAHLPGLVRGAGLDGRALTVRSLLTHTSGLRDFSADTRGSVPVTPLQAVRIALTHPPADRGRFSYSNTNYVLLGLIVEQVTGRSYADEAERRIITALRLTGTSFPGSRTSLPGPHGRAYAADGTDVTRLDPRVAGAAGELVTTLADLNRFYAALLGGELLPPHRLREMLDTRTAHGSYGMGLFPVTLPCGTTVWGHNGRISGSYVRTAATVDGRRVLTFRVNTDAIADPGLEPAVLAAEFCPRTT, encoded by the coding sequence ATGACGCCACTTCGGACACTCCTGGCAATTCCCGTGTCCCTGGCGCTGCTGGGCCTGGCCCCGACCGCCTCCCCGGTGCCGGCCGCCCCGTCCGCGGACGCCCTCCTCCCGCTGCTGGTCACGCGGGGCGGTGCCCCCGCCGCGGCCCTGCTGGCCCAGGAGGAGACCGGCCGGCGCTATGCCCAGGCCGGGCCGGGCATCGGCCGGGCCGACCACTTCCGGGCGGGCAGCATCACGAAGACGTTCATCGCCACGGTCGTCCTGCAACTGGCCGACGAGGGGCGCCTGTCACTCGCCGACACCGTGGAGGCACACCTGCCCGGTCTGGTGCGGGGAGCCGGACTCGACGGCCGCGCGCTGACCGTGCGGTCCCTGCTCACCCACACCAGCGGCCTGCGCGACTTCTCCGCGGACACGCGAGGCTCCGTCCCGGTCACGCCCCTTCAGGCCGTACGCATCGCACTCACCCACCCCCCGGCCGATCGCGGCCGCTTCTCCTACTCGAACACCAACTACGTCCTGCTCGGCCTGATCGTCGAACAGGTCACCGGTCGCTCGTACGCCGACGAGGCCGAGCGCCGCATCATCACCGCGCTGCGTCTGACGGGTACCTCCTTTCCCGGCTCCCGCACCTCCCTGCCCGGACCGCACGGCCGCGCCTACGCCGCCGACGGAACCGACGTCACCCGACTCGACCCGCGGGTGGCCGGCGCCGCGGGCGAGTTGGTGACCACGCTCGCCGACCTGAACCGCTTCTACGCGGCACTGCTCGGCGGTGAACTGCTGCCCCCGCACCGGCTGCGCGAGATGCTCGACACCCGCACCGCACACGGCTCGTACGGCATGGGCCTGTTTCCTGTGACGCTTCCGTGCGGCACCACGGTGTGGGGGCACAACGGACGCATCTCCGGCAGCTACGTGCGCACCGCGGCCACGGTCGACGGCCGGCGTGTCCTCACCTTCCGGGTGAACACGGACGCGATAGCGGATCCCGGCCTCGAACCCGCGGTGCTCGCGGCCGAGTTCTGCCCTCGCACTACGTAG
- a CDS encoding serine/threonine-protein kinase, with protein sequence MVTEGEPENGAARHNARVIAGRYLLEARLGRGGMGVVWRATDQLLGRGVAVKELPFDETLSAAEARRQRGRTLREARALAQLSHPHIIVVHDVVEDEERPYIVLELIEGPSLADRIAEQGPVDAAEAARIGIDLLGALRAAHTAGVLHRDLKPANVLLENGTDRVVLTDFGIAQVAGSTTLTETGSFVGSPEYTAPERMSGARTGPESDLWSLGALLCTALSGESPFRRDSLGGVLHAVVVDEIRPPAQAGPILPVVRGLLERDPDRRLDADRAERMLRAFRETGRTPESAPLELLPQDRDHQARRRPPARREEADGGLSVPAGERPVRRPPTRGALVAALAVAAMAGAGVSAGALLMQDRDGDGGGTPTSTVPGTPVSEPPAGPGAPVPPATATTPRRPLPSAASSTATTPASTPPATTTPATTGSTTTGSPADGPSPAPQNPLTGR encoded by the coding sequence ATGGTGACCGAGGGGGAGCCCGAGAACGGAGCCGCACGTCACAACGCCCGCGTCATCGCGGGCCGTTACCTGCTGGAGGCGAGGCTCGGGCGTGGCGGCATGGGCGTGGTCTGGCGGGCCACCGACCAACTGCTCGGCCGGGGCGTCGCCGTCAAGGAACTCCCCTTCGACGAGACGCTCTCCGCCGCCGAGGCCCGGCGCCAGCGGGGCCGCACCCTGCGCGAGGCCCGCGCCCTGGCGCAGTTGAGCCATCCGCACATCATCGTCGTCCACGACGTCGTCGAGGACGAGGAACGCCCCTACATCGTCCTGGAACTGATCGAGGGCCCCTCGCTCGCCGACCGGATCGCCGAGCAGGGCCCGGTCGACGCCGCGGAGGCCGCGCGGATCGGCATCGACCTGCTCGGCGCGCTGCGCGCCGCCCACACGGCCGGTGTGCTGCACCGCGACCTCAAACCCGCCAACGTCCTGCTGGAGAACGGCACCGACCGGGTCGTCCTCACCGACTTCGGCATCGCCCAGGTCGCCGGGTCCACCACGCTCACCGAGACCGGCTCCTTCGTCGGCTCACCCGAGTACACCGCGCCCGAGCGGATGTCCGGCGCGAGGACCGGACCGGAGTCCGACCTGTGGTCGCTGGGCGCGTTGCTGTGCACGGCGCTCAGCGGCGAGTCGCCGTTCCGACGCGACTCCCTCGGCGGGGTCCTGCACGCCGTCGTGGTCGACGAGATCCGCCCGCCCGCGCAGGCCGGGCCGATCCTTCCGGTGGTGCGCGGTCTGCTGGAGCGGGACCCCGACCGCCGTCTGGACGCGGACCGGGCCGAACGGATGCTGCGCGCGTTCCGCGAGACGGGCCGCACCCCGGAGTCCGCGCCCTTGGAGCTGTTACCGCAGGACCGGGACCACCAGGCCCGTCGCCGTCCCCCGGCACGGCGTGAGGAAGCGGACGGGGGCCTGTCGGTTCCCGCCGGGGAGCGTCCGGTCCGCCGGCCGCCCACCCGGGGCGCGCTCGTGGCCGCGCTGGCGGTCGCCGCGATGGCGGGAGCGGGCGTATCCGCGGGGGCCCTGCTCATGCAGGACCGGGACGGAGACGGAGGCGGTACGCCGACGAGCACGGTGCCCGGGACCCCCGTGAGCGAACCGCCCGCCGGGCCGGGGGCACCCGTGCCCCCCGCGACGGCCACCACCCCGCGGCGGCCGCTCCCGTCGGCGGCGAGCTCCACGGCCACCACTCCCGCGTCGACCCCGCCCGCGACGACGACCCCCGCGACGACGGGCTCCACGACGACGGGCTCCCCGGCGGACGGCCCGTCACCCGCGCCGCAAAACCCCCTAACCGGGAGATAG
- a CDS encoding protein kinase codes for MDDYAGRVLVDRYRLPLPPSDEYELTETRAFDTYSGQEVLVRQVPLPEVVEAEVLDAEGLPDGFTARDASARRSGFGPASARPGTRRPTDPVVRRAVEAAQAAAAIPDHARLDQVFDVFAEGGSLWIVSELVPARPLSALLAEKPLSPYRAAEVAADVLTALRVLHSHGWVHRNITARTVLVCDDGRVMLTGLAVGAAEEALCGYDPVPVPDEEPGRPAGAAELPGRAAGPAGTLPPGPGPGPGPSWPPGFTAADPAPTPDLAPRPDSASDPDAARRAAIEARAGRLPGGGGDTPGGLSPAAAPRALDSAGDVRAARAGAIAAYRAGARAAARVQEAQQGGRAALPAARPAPEGGGAAAGAVPPGQIADPYGVGATGRYGAGSAPGGSGRTAPAGSGAPDPSEGPGGAAPAARWDDLVAHAPARRGPTTALAAERARQARVAVVGPVTERWAPEQAGPVHENWQLAAPIGPATDLWALGALLFRAVQGHAPYPEESTAELVQMVCAEPPAFAEECGPLRPVVESLLRQDPTERPDFEELRGWLRSLVRSAPEPEAGVHVIAAPPVDASRLPIVRRRGELVRRRRAGLPAHHGRHKRARQEAGSPRRLGRTLLLLVLLAMAAAVAYAVLFLPKAGEETAGAGGATDRTGAAGEVGEAPDAPDAGDEPDTGQNAPDPKDSPDGSAASTETQTDGPEVVEGFTLRKDPEGFRIAVAEGWQRTPKNGSAQVVYSSGRFELIVVPGRDSAQRYGSDPMAYQRDDERELQPYRDSSWATSTGLKTIEVGGRTMAEGQFTWTGDAGELYVRNLAALIDGRYHVVQVRGPEAERDEVTRLYEQAAATYRFTG; via the coding sequence GTGGACGACTATGCGGGACGGGTTCTCGTCGACCGCTACCGCCTGCCCCTGCCGCCCTCCGACGAGTACGAACTGACCGAGACCCGCGCCTTCGACACCTACAGCGGGCAGGAGGTCCTGGTCAGGCAGGTTCCCCTCCCGGAGGTCGTCGAGGCCGAAGTGCTCGACGCCGAGGGGCTGCCCGACGGCTTCACCGCCCGCGACGCAAGCGCACGGCGGTCCGGCTTCGGGCCCGCCTCCGCACGCCCCGGCACCCGGCGCCCCACCGACCCGGTCGTACGGCGCGCGGTCGAGGCCGCGCAGGCCGCGGCCGCCATTCCCGACCACGCGCGGCTGGACCAGGTCTTCGACGTGTTCGCGGAGGGCGGTTCGCTGTGGATAGTCAGTGAACTCGTGCCCGCGCGCCCGCTGTCCGCCCTGCTCGCCGAGAAGCCGCTCTCCCCGTACCGGGCGGCGGAGGTCGCCGCCGACGTCCTGACGGCCCTGCGGGTGCTGCACTCCCACGGCTGGGTCCACCGCAACATCACCGCCCGCACGGTGCTCGTCTGCGACGACGGCCGGGTGATGCTCACCGGCCTCGCGGTCGGCGCGGCGGAGGAGGCACTGTGCGGTTACGACCCGGTGCCGGTTCCGGACGAGGAGCCGGGCCGGCCGGCGGGGGCGGCCGAGCTGCCGGGCCGGGCCGCCGGGCCCGCCGGGACGCTGCCTCCCGGCCCCGGCCCCGGCCCCGGCCCGTCCTGGCCGCCGGGGTTCACCGCCGCCGACCCCGCCCCCACGCCCGACCTCGCCCCCAGGCCCGACTCCGCCTCCGACCCCGACGCCGCGCGCCGGGCCGCCATCGAGGCGCGGGCCGGCCGGCTGCCCGGCGGCGGGGGTGACACGCCCGGCGGCCTGTCCCCGGCGGCGGCTCCGCGCGCCCTCGACAGCGCGGGCGACGTGCGGGCGGCCCGCGCGGGGGCGATCGCCGCGTACCGGGCGGGCGCCCGTGCCGCCGCCCGGGTGCAGGAGGCCCAGCAGGGCGGCCGTGCCGCCCTGCCCGCCGCCCGGCCCGCCCCCGAAGGCGGGGGCGCGGCGGCCGGCGCGGTCCCGCCGGGACAGATAGCCGACCCCTACGGCGTGGGCGCCACCGGCCGGTACGGCGCCGGGAGCGCACCGGGCGGCAGTGGACGTACCGCCCCCGCGGGATCCGGCGCACCCGATCCGTCCGAGGGCCCCGGTGGGGCCGCCCCGGCGGCGCGCTGGGACGACCTGGTGGCGCACGCCCCCGCGCGCCGGGGCCCGACCACGGCCCTGGCCGCCGAGCGGGCGCGGCAGGCACGGGTGGCCGTCGTCGGCCCCGTCACCGAGCGGTGGGCGCCGGAGCAGGCCGGACCCGTGCACGAGAACTGGCAGCTGGCCGCGCCGATCGGACCCGCCACCGACCTCTGGGCCCTGGGCGCGCTGCTGTTCCGGGCCGTCCAGGGACACGCGCCGTACCCGGAGGAGTCGACGGCCGAGCTGGTGCAGATGGTGTGCGCCGAGCCGCCCGCGTTCGCCGAGGAGTGCGGGCCGCTGCGGCCGGTCGTGGAGTCGCTGCTGCGTCAGGACCCCACCGAGCGCCCGGACTTCGAGGAGCTGCGGGGGTGGCTGCGGTCACTGGTGCGGTCGGCGCCGGAGCCGGAGGCCGGCGTACACGTGATAGCGGCGCCGCCCGTCGACGCGAGTCGGCTGCCGATCGTACGGCGCCGGGGCGAGCTGGTGCGCAGGCGGCGGGCCGGGCTCCCCGCCCACCACGGACGGCACAAGCGGGCCCGCCAAGAGGCCGGTTCCCCGCGCCGGCTCGGGCGCACCCTGCTCCTGCTGGTGCTGCTCGCCATGGCGGCGGCCGTGGCGTACGCCGTGCTGTTCCTGCCGAAGGCCGGTGAGGAGACGGCGGGGGCGGGCGGTGCGACCGACCGGACCGGAGCCGCCGGTGAGGTCGGCGAGGCACCGGACGCGCCGGACGCCGGCGACGAGCCGGACACCGGGCAGAACGCGCCGGACCCGAAGGACAGCCCCGACGGGTCGGCCGCGTCGACCGAGACGCAGACCGACGGCCCCGAGGTCGTCGAGGGCTTCACCCTGCGCAAGGATCCCGAGGGCTTCCGGATCGCCGTCGCCGAGGGCTGGCAGCGCACCCCGAAGAACGGCAGCGCCCAGGTCGTCTACAGCAGCGGCCGGTTCGAGCTGATCGTGGTCCCGGGCCGGGACAGCGCGCAGCGGTACGGCAGTGACCCCATGGCCTACCAGCGGGACGACGAGCGCGAACTCCAGCCCTACCGCGACTCCAGCTGGGCCACCTCCACCGGACTGAAGACCATCGAGGTGGGCGGACGGACCATGGCCGAGGGCCAGTTCACCTGGACCGGCGACGCGGGCGAGCTGTACGTGCGCAACCTGGCGGCGCTGATCGACGGCCGCTACCACGTGGTGCAGGTACGCGGACCGGAGGCCGAGCGGGACGAGGTGACCCGGCTGTACGAACAGGCGGCGGCCACCTACCGGTTCACCGGCTGA
- a CDS encoding serine/threonine-protein kinase produces MQGSLVAGRYRLGESIGSGGMGRVWRAHDEVLHRAVAIKELTAALYVSDSERTMLLARTRAEARAAARINHSAVVTVHDVLEHDGRPWIVMELVEGRSLADAVRDEERVEPREAARIGLWVLRALRAAHAAGVLHRDVKPGNVLLGRDGRVLLTDFGIAQIDGDTAITRTGEVVGSVDYLAPERVRGHDPGPASDLWALGATLYTAVEGRSPFRRTSPLTTMQAVVEEQADEPRRAGPLAPVISALLHKDPATRPDAARAEQMLAEAAEGRRPPAAQEYVPTRAVDAHVPLPHETRPQPVPAAVPHHHQQHSNGPTAVQTPYGPAAVAPRRRVRGRMIALVVVLAALIGGGTAVVLQQGGRGGTTADPSPTPTYGATETGRTDPAGGLPEGWVRRTDPYGFSVVVPGEDWKRVVFDEATRQVDYTPDGGRHFIRIAADDSPDFDDPYEHLRDLDQQIGQRLVDYRQLSLERRVYRDRESARLEYSWTALAKDTDFPGPRRAIDQMYLSRDGVEYAIYMSAPAADWATTREQFETVLQGWREP; encoded by the coding sequence ATGCAGGGCTCGCTCGTCGCGGGCCGCTACCGGCTCGGCGAGTCCATCGGCAGCGGGGGCATGGGCCGAGTGTGGCGTGCACACGATGAGGTGCTGCACCGGGCCGTCGCCATCAAGGAACTGACCGCGGCGCTCTACGTCTCCGACAGCGAACGAACCATGCTGCTGGCGCGCACCCGCGCCGAGGCGCGGGCGGCCGCGCGGATCAACCACTCCGCGGTCGTCACGGTGCACGACGTGCTGGAGCACGACGGCCGGCCCTGGATCGTGATGGAACTCGTCGAGGGCCGTTCGCTGGCCGACGCGGTCAGGGACGAGGAGCGCGTCGAGCCCCGCGAGGCCGCACGCATCGGCCTGTGGGTGCTGCGCGCGCTGCGCGCCGCCCACGCCGCCGGAGTGCTGCACCGGGACGTCAAGCCCGGCAACGTCCTCCTCGGCCGGGACGGCCGGGTGCTGCTCACCGACTTCGGCATCGCGCAGATCGACGGCGACACGGCCATCACCCGTACCGGAGAGGTCGTCGGCTCGGTCGACTACCTCGCGCCCGAGCGGGTCCGCGGCCACGACCCGGGCCCCGCCTCCGACCTGTGGGCGCTCGGGGCGACGCTGTACACGGCGGTGGAGGGCAGGTCCCCGTTCCGCCGCACCTCGCCGCTGACCACCATGCAGGCGGTCGTCGAGGAGCAGGCCGACGAGCCGCGCCGGGCCGGCCCGCTCGCCCCCGTCATCAGCGCACTCCTGCACAAGGATCCGGCCACGCGGCCCGACGCGGCCCGGGCCGAGCAGATGCTCGCCGAGGCGGCGGAGGGACGCCGTCCGCCCGCGGCGCAGGAGTACGTGCCGACCCGGGCCGTCGACGCGCACGTGCCGCTGCCGCACGAGACCCGGCCGCAGCCCGTCCCGGCGGCCGTCCCGCACCACCACCAGCAGCACAGCAACGGCCCCACGGCCGTCCAGACGCCGTACGGGCCCGCCGCGGTCGCGCCACGCCGGAGGGTGCGCGGGCGGATGATCGCCCTGGTCGTGGTCCTGGCCGCGCTCATCGGCGGAGGCACCGCGGTGGTGCTCCAGCAGGGGGGCCGGGGCGGCACCACCGCCGACCCCTCCCCGACGCCCACGTACGGTGCCACCGAGACGGGCCGGACCGACCCGGCCGGGGGTCTGCCCGAGGGCTGGGTGCGCCGTACCGACCCCTACGGGTTCTCGGTCGTCGTCCCCGGCGAGGACTGGAAGCGGGTCGTCTTCGACGAGGCGACCCGGCAGGTCGACTACACGCCCGACGGTGGCAGGCACTTCATCCGCATCGCCGCCGACGACTCGCCCGACTTCGACGACCCGTACGAGCACCTGAGGGATCTGGACCAGCAGATAGGGCAGCGTCTGGTCGACTACCGGCAACTGAGCCTGGAGCGCCGCGTCTACCGCGACCGCGAGAGCGCCCGGCTGGAGTACAGCTGGACGGCGCTGGCCAAGGACACGGACTTCCCGGGCCCGCGCCGGGCGATCGACCAGATGTACCTCTCGCGTGACGGGGTCGAGTACGCGATCTACATGTCCGCGCCGGCCGCCGACTGGGCGACGACCCGCGAACAGTTCGAGACGGTTCTGCAGGGGTGGCGCGAGCCCTGA
- a CDS encoding glycerol-3-phosphate dehydrogenase/oxidase, producing the protein MRTATLGPAQRAESLASMAEHELDVLVVGGGVVGAGTALDAATRGLSTGLVEARDWASGTSSRSSKLIHGGLRYLEMLDFALVREALKERGLLLEKLAPHLVRPVPFLYPLQHQGWERLYAGAGVALYDTMAMARGHGRGLPAHRHLSRRHALRVAPCLKKDALVGALQYYDAQMDDARFVATLVRTAAAYGAKVANRARVTGFLREGERVVGARVQDVEGGGEYEVRAQQVVNATGVWTDDTQAMVGERGQFHVRASKGIHLVVPKDRIHSTTGLILRTEKSVLFVIPWGRHWIVGTTDTDWDLDKAHPAASSADIDYLLEHVNSVLAVPLTRDDVEGVYAGLRPLLAGESDATSKLSREHTVAHPVPGLVVVAGGKYTTYRVMAKDAVDAAVHGLDLRVADCVTEDTPLVGAEGYRALWNGRARTAARTGLHTVRVEHLLHRYGTMAEEVLDLIAADPSLGEPLQGADDYLRAEITYAASHEGARHLDDVLTRRTRISIETFDRGTRSAREAAELMAPVLGWDQDQIEREVQHYEKRVEAERESQRQPDDLTADAARLGAPDIVPL; encoded by the coding sequence GTGAGGACAGCGACACTCGGGCCGGCGCAGCGCGCCGAATCACTCGCATCCATGGCGGAGCACGAACTGGACGTGCTGGTGGTGGGAGGCGGAGTGGTCGGCGCGGGCACGGCGCTCGACGCCGCGACACGCGGCCTGTCCACCGGCCTGGTCGAGGCGCGTGACTGGGCGTCCGGCACGTCCAGCCGGTCCAGCAAGCTGATCCACGGCGGCCTGCGCTATCTGGAGATGCTCGACTTCGCGCTCGTCCGGGAGGCGTTGAAGGAGCGCGGCCTGCTGCTGGAGAAACTCGCCCCGCACCTGGTGCGCCCGGTGCCGTTCCTCTACCCGTTGCAGCACCAGGGCTGGGAGCGGCTGTACGCCGGAGCGGGCGTCGCGCTCTACGACACCATGGCGATGGCCCGCGGGCACGGACGGGGCCTGCCCGCGCACCGTCACCTGAGCCGCCGTCACGCCCTGCGCGTGGCCCCCTGCCTGAAGAAGGACGCACTGGTCGGCGCGCTGCAGTACTACGACGCCCAGATGGACGACGCCCGGTTCGTCGCCACCCTCGTGCGCACGGCCGCGGCGTACGGCGCGAAAGTCGCCAACCGCGCGCGCGTCACGGGTTTCCTGCGCGAGGGCGAACGCGTGGTCGGCGCCCGGGTGCAGGACGTCGAGGGCGGCGGCGAGTACGAGGTGCGCGCCCAGCAGGTCGTCAACGCCACCGGTGTGTGGACCGACGACACCCAGGCGATGGTCGGCGAGCGGGGCCAGTTCCACGTGCGGGCCTCGAAGGGCATCCACCTCGTCGTCCCGAAGGACCGCATCCACTCCACGACCGGACTGATCCTGCGCACCGAGAAGTCCGTGCTGTTCGTCATCCCCTGGGGGCGGCACTGGATCGTCGGCACCACCGACACCGACTGGGACCTCGACAAGGCGCACCCCGCCGCGTCCAGCGCGGACATCGACTACCTGCTCGAACACGTGAACTCGGTGCTCGCGGTGCCGCTGACGCGGGACGACGTCGAGGGCGTGTACGCCGGCCTGCGGCCGCTGCTCGCCGGCGAGTCGGACGCCACGAGCAAGCTGTCCCGCGAGCACACCGTGGCGCATCCCGTGCCCGGGCTCGTCGTGGTGGCGGGCGGCAAGTACACGACGTACCGGGTGATGGCCAAGGACGCGGTGGACGCGGCGGTGCACGGACTCGACCTGCGCGTCGCCGACTGCGTCACCGAGGACACCCCGCTGGTGGGCGCCGAGGGCTACCGGGCCCTGTGGAACGGGCGGGCGCGGACAGCCGCCCGCACCGGACTGCACACGGTCCGCGTGGAGCACCTGCTGCACCGGTACGGCACGATGGCGGAGGAGGTCCTGGACCTCATAGCCGCCGACCCGTCGCTGGGCGAGCCGTTGCAGGGGGCCGACGACTACCTGCGCGCCGAGATCACCTACGCCGCCTCGCACGAGGGGGCACGGCATCTGGACGACGTGCTGACCCGGCGCACCCGCATCTCCATCGAGACGTTCGACCGGGGTACGCGCAGCGCGCGGGAGGCCGCCGAGCTGATGGCGCCGGTGCTGGGCTGGGACCAGGACCAGATCGAGCGCGAGGTGCAGCACTACGAGAAGCGGGTGGAGGCCGAACGGGAGTCGCAGCGGCAGCCCGACGACCTGACGGCGGACGCGGCCCGGCTGGGGGCACCGGACATCGTGCCGTTGTAG
- a CDS encoding serine/threonine-protein kinase, which yields MSEAERAGTSRQNMSARLLAGRYRLGDVLGRGGMGTVWRAEDETLGRTVAVKELRFPSSIDEEEKRRLITRTLREAKAIARIRNNSAVTVFDVVQEDDRPWIVMELVEGKSLAEVIREDGLLEPRRAAEVGLAVLDVLRSAHREGILHRDVKPSNVLIAEDGRVVLTDFGIAQVEGDPSITSTGMLVGAPSYISPERARGHKPGPAADLWSLGGLLYAAVEGTPPYDKGSAIATLTAVMTEPLEEPKNAGPLRDVIYGLLTKDPAQRLDDAGARAMLNAVLRAPERKDAGHEPADATKVVPFPEQPSERGGRADEAGEKLRGALRSVRKAAVAAGSAGAAATARTKSAGGTAPSGSGTQAGTSRTASGATEARPGTASASASASASGGRSSGWPVMTPPDLPPRPAPRAPLTDVVPRRTLVVIAVVVVLAVLGVVLAFTLGDDEGEKGAKGSGGDRTAAGRPDPSADTKNDESDGTRTDGTRTDGAATESAGSGAGAGAGSDASSASAGPDDGAGASDGSAEDDGAPVQQTYKGSQGYSIGLPKGWKFRSTGAAGDRFTGPDGQKLLIGWTTTPKDDPVADWKNQERAMVRAQYQRIRIEAVEYRGWNTADWEFTYVEDGTKYRSVDRGAVVNDRLGYGLMYTAKAAQWGSEQRENTWRTLTETFEPKA from the coding sequence ATGTCGGAGGCGGAGCGGGCGGGGACATCCCGTCAGAACATGAGCGCACGTCTCCTCGCCGGGCGTTACCGGCTGGGAGACGTGCTCGGCCGCGGCGGCATGGGGACGGTGTGGCGCGCCGAGGACGAGACCCTGGGGCGGACCGTCGCCGTCAAGGAGCTCCGCTTCCCGTCCAGCATCGACGAGGAGGAGAAGCGGCGGCTGATCACGCGGACGCTGCGCGAGGCCAAGGCGATCGCGCGGATCCGCAACAACAGCGCCGTGACCGTCTTCGACGTGGTGCAGGAGGACGACCGGCCCTGGATCGTCATGGAGCTCGTCGAGGGCAAGTCGCTCGCCGAGGTCATCCGGGAGGACGGTCTGCTGGAGCCGCGGCGTGCCGCCGAGGTCGGGCTCGCCGTCCTCGACGTGCTGCGCTCCGCCCACCGGGAAGGCATCCTGCACCGTGACGTGAAGCCGTCGAACGTGCTGATCGCCGAGGACGGCCGGGTCGTGCTCACCGACTTCGGCATCGCGCAGGTCGAGGGCGACCCGTCCATCACCTCGACCGGCATGCTGGTCGGCGCCCCCTCCTACATCTCCCCGGAGCGGGCCCGCGGGCACAAGCCGGGACCGGCGGCCGACCTGTGGTCGCTCGGCGGTCTGTTGTACGCGGCGGTGGAGGGCACACCGCCGTACGACAAGGGCTCCGCGATCGCGACGCTCACCGCCGTGATGACGGAGCCGCTCGAGGAGCCGAAGAACGCGGGACCGCTCAGGGACGTCATCTACGGGCTGCTCACCAAGGACCCCGCCCAGCGGCTCGACGACGCCGGCGCCCGGGCCATGCTGAACGCCGTCCTCAGGGCGCCCGAGCGCAAGGACGCGGGCCACGAACCGGCGGACGCGACCAAGGTCGTGCCGTTTCCCGAGCAGCCCTCGGAGCGTGGCGGGCGGGCCGACGAGGCCGGGGAGAAGCTGCGCGGCGCGCTGCGTTCCGTGCGGAAGGCGGCGGTGGCCGCCGGCTCGGCCGGTGCCGCCGCCACGGCCCGCACCAAGTCGGCGGGCGGCACCGCTCCTTCGGGCTCCGGGACGCAGGCCGGGACCTCGCGGACGGCGTCGGGCGCCACCGAGGCACGCCCGGGCACGGCGTCCGCCTCCGCCTCCGCGTCGGCCTCCGGCGGGCGCAGTTCGGGGTGGCCGGTGATGACCCCGCCCGATCTGCCGCCGCGTCCCGCGCCGCGGGCGCCGCTCACCGACGTGGTGCCGCGGCGGACGCTGGTCGTGATCGCGGTGGTCGTGGTGCTCGCCGTGCTCGGTGTCGTGCTGGCCTTCACGCTCGGCGACGACGAGGGCGAGAAGGGGGCCAAGGGCAGCGGTGGCGACCGGACCGCCGCCGGCCGGCCGGACCCGAGCGCCGACACCAAGAACGACGAGAGCGACGGCACCCGCACCGACGGCACCCGCACCGACGGTGCGGCCACCGAATCGGCGGGCTCGGGCGCGGGCGCGGGCGCGGGCTCGGACGCGAGTTCCGCGTCGGCCGGCCCGGACGACGGGGCCGGTGCGTCCGACGGCTCGGCCGAGGACGACGGCGCCCCGGTACAGCAGACGTACAAGGGGAGCCAGGGGTACTCGATCGGACTGCCCAAGGGCTGGAAGTTCCGGTCGACAGGGGCCGCGGGGGACCGGTTCACCGGGCCCGACGGGCAGAAGCTGCTCATCGGCTGGACGACCACCCCGAAGGACGACCCGGTCGCGGACTGGAAGAACCAGGAGCGCGCCATGGTGCGCGCCCAGTACCAGCGGATCCGCATCGAGGCGGTGGAGTACCGGGGGTGGAACACGGCCGACTGGGAGTTCACCTACGTGGAGGACGGGACCAAGTACCGCTCCGTCGACCGGGGTGCCGTCGTCAACGACCGGCTCGGGTACGGGCTGATGTACACGGCCAAGGCCGCCCAGTGGGGCAGTGAACAGCGCGAGAACACCTGGCGGACGCTGACGGAGACGTTCGAGCCGAAGGCGTGA